A genome region from Oryzias melastigma strain HK-1 linkage group LG12, ASM292280v2, whole genome shotgun sequence includes the following:
- the LOC112163319 gene encoding phospholipase A2, whose product MNTCVTVFVVAVALSMVHSMDYRALHQFRAMILCMKPDSWPALDYADYGCYCGLGGSGTPVDDLDRCCQVHDQCYSDAMQHPECWPILDNPYTEIYDYTCDEANKKLTCTSSNDECEMFICECDRKAAECFGVSPWHPEHEHLPSDRCQ is encoded by the exons ATGAATACCTGTGTGACTGTCTTTGTCGTGGCTGTGGCTCTTTCTATGG TCCACTCCATGGACTATAGAGCACTTCACCAGTTCAGGGCCATGATCCTATGCATGAAGCCGGACAGTTGGCCGGCTCTTGACTACGCCGACTATGGCTGCTACTGTGGACTCGGAGGCTCTGGAACCCCCGTTGATGATCTGGACAG GTGCTGCCAAGTGCATGATCAGTGCTACAGTGATGCCATGCAGCATCCTGAATGCTGGCCCATCCTGGACAACCCGTACACGGAAATCTATGACTACACCTGTGACGAAGCAAACAAGAAGCTTACCTGCACAA gcAGCAATGATGAGTGTGAGATGTTCATCTGTGAGTGTGACAGGAAAGCGGCAGAGTGTTTCGGCGTTTCACCCTGGCACCCTGAGCACGAGCACCTGCCCAGTGATCGGTGTCAATAA
- the prkab1a gene encoding 5'-AMP-activated protein kinase subunit beta-1a → MGNTSSERAAMGHGEKSQRRDSRGIKEGERPKILMDSPEDADIFHGEDIKAPSEKEEFLAWQQDLEAEDKDPNLDRPTVFRWTGDGKEVFVSGSFNNWANKIPLIRSQNTFVAIVDLPEGEHQYKFYVDGQWTHDPAEPVITSQLGTVNNIIQVKKTDFEVFDALMVDSQKSSDMSDLSSSPPGPYHQDPYVPKQEEKFKSPPILPPHLLQVILNKDTGISCDPALLPEPNHVMLNHLYALSIKDGVMVLSATHRYKKKYVTTLLYKPI, encoded by the exons ATGGGGAATACGAGCAGCGAGAGGGCTGCCATGGGCCACGGGGAGAAGTCTCAGCGGAGGGACAGCAGAGGAATCAAAGAGGGAGAAAGACCCAAAATCCTAATGGACAGCCCGGAAGATGCAGATATTTTTCATGGAGAAGATATCAAG GCTCCTTCGGAAAAGGAGGAATTCCTCGCCTGGCAACAAGACCTGGAAGCAGAGGACAAGGACCCAAATCTGGATCGACCCACAGTCTTTCGCTGGACTGGAGATGGAAAGGAGGTCTTTGTGTCAGGATCCTTCAACAACTGGGCCAACAAGATTCCTCTAATTAGAAG CCAGAACACTTTTGTGGCAATCGTTGATCTACCTGAAGGGGAGCATCAATACAAGTTTTACGTGGATGGGCAGTGGACCCACGACCCCGCCGAG cCTGTAATAACCAGCCAGTTAGGGACGGTCAACAACATCATCCAGGTGAAGAAGACAGACTTTGAGGTGTTTGATGCTCTCATGGTGGATTCTCAGAAATCCTCAGACATGTCAG ATCTGTCCAGTTCTCCTCCAGGACCATACCATCAGGACCCGTATGTACCCAAACAGGAAGAGAAGTTCAAGTCTCCGCCTATTCTTCCACCTCACCTGCTCCAAGTCATCCTCAACAAAGACACAGGGATTTCA TGTGATCCTGCATTACTTCCAGAGCCCAACCACGTCATGCTCAACCATCTTTACGCTCTTTCCATTAAG GATGGAGTGATGGTTCTGAGTGCAACACACCGCTATAAGAAGAAGTATGTCACCACTCTGCTGTATAAGCCCATCTGA